In Gadus macrocephalus chromosome 4, ASM3116895v1, the following proteins share a genomic window:
- the enc1 gene encoding ectoderm-neural cortex protein 1, whose translation MKMSVCVHENRKSRGSTGSMNIYLFHKSSYADSVLMHLNALRQQKLFTDVMLHAGRRSFPCHRAVLAACSRYFEAMFSGGLRESQASEVDFHDSIHPEVLELLLDYAYSSRVVINEENAESLLEAGDMLEFQDIRDACAEFLERNLHPTNCLGMLLLSDAHQCIKLSELSWSMCLSNFPAICKTEEFLQLPKDMVVQLLSHEELETEDEKLVYEAALNWVTYDLQGRHPHLPELLKTVRLALLPAVFLMENVSTEPLINSQTKSKELVDEAICCKLKILQNDGVVNSPCARPRKTSHALFLLGGQTFMCDKLYLVDQKAKEIIPKADIPSPRKEFSACAIGCKVYITGGRGSENGVSKDVWVYDTVQEEWSKAAPMLIARFGHGSAELKHCLYVVGGHTAATGCLPASPSVSLKQVEQFDPAVNKWTMVAPLREGVSNAAVVSVKLKLFAFGGTSVTHDKLPKVQCYDPQENRWTVPASCPQPWRYTAAAVLGNQIFVMGGDTEFSACSAYKFSSDSYQWTKVGDVTAKRMSCQAVASGNKLYVVGGYFGTQRCKTLDCYDPTLDAWNSITTVPYSLIPTAFVSTWKHLPS comes from the coding sequence ATGAAAATGTCCGTGTGCGTCCACGAAAACCGCAAGTCGCGTGGCAGCACGGGCTCCATGAACATCTACCTGTTCCACAAGTCGTCCTACGCCGACAGCGTGCTCATGCACCTCAACGCGCTGCGGCAGCAGAAGCTGTTCACCGACGTCATGCTGCACGCCGGGCGCCGCTCCTTCCCGTGCCACCGTGCCGTGCTGGCCGCCTGCAGCCGTTACTTCGAGGCCATGTTCAGCGGCGGGCTGAGGGAGAGCCAGGCCAGCGAGGTGGACTTCCACGACTCCATCCACCCCGAggtgctggagctgctgctggactaCGCCTACTCCTCGCGCGTGGTCATCAACGAGGAGAACGCAGAGTCCCTGCTGGAGGCCGGCGACATGCTGGAGTTCCAGGACATCCGCGACGCCTGCGCCGAGTTCCTGGAGAGGAACCTCCACCCGACCAACTGCCTGGGCATGCTGCTGCTCTCCGACGCCCACCAGTGCATCAAGCTCTCGGAGCTGTCCTGGAGCATGTGCCTGAGCAACTTCCCCGCCATATGCAAGACGGAGGAGTTTCTCCAACTGCCCAAAGACATGGTTGTGCAGCTTTTGTCCCACGAGGAGCTGGAGACGGAGGACGAGAAACTTGTTTACGAGGCCGCGCTTAACTGGGTCACCTACGACCTGCAAGGAAGGCACCCCCACTTGCCGGAGCTTCTGAAAACGGTGCGTCTGGCCCTTCTGCCCGCCGTCTTCCTCATGGAGAACGTCTCCACCGAGCCACTGATAAACAGCCAGACCAAGAGCAAGGAGCTGGTGGACGAGGCCATCTGCTGCAAGCTGAAGATCCTGCAGAACGACGGCGTGGTCAACAGCCCGTGCGCCCGTCCCAGGAAGACCAGCCACGCGCTCTTCCTGCTGGGGGGCCAGACCTTCATGTGCGACAAGCTGTACCTGGTGGACCAGAAAGCCAAAGAGATCATCCCCAAGGCCGACATCCCAAGCCCCAGGAAGGAGTTCAGCGCCTGCGCCATCGGCTGCAAGGTGTACATCACGGGCGGGCGGGGCTCGGAGAACGGCGTGTCCAAAGACGTGTGGGTGTACGACACGGTGCAGGAGGAGTGGTCCAAGGCGGCGCCCATGCTGATCGCCCGCTTCGGCCACGGCTCGGCGGAGCTGAAGCACTGCCTGTACGTGGTGGGCGGGCACACGGCCGCCACGGGCTGCCTCCCGGCCTCGCCGTCCGTGTCCCTCAAGCAGGTAGAGCAGTTCGACCCGGCGGTCAACAAGTGGACGATGGTGGCGCCGCTGAGGGAGGGCGTGAGCAACGCCGCGGTGGTCAGCGTCAAACTCAAGCTGTTTGCGTTCGGGGGCACCAGCGTCACGCACGACAAACTGCCCAAGGTGCAGTGCTACGACCCCCAGGAGAACCGCTGGACCGTGCCCGCCTCCTGCCCGCAGCCCTGGCGCTACACGGCCGCCGCCGTCCTGGGCAACCAGATCTTCGTGATGGGCGGCGACACCGAGTTCTCGGCGTGCTCggcctacaagttcagcagcgaCAGCTACCAGTGGACCAAGGTGGGGGACGTCACGGCCAAGCGCATGAGCTGCCAGGCAGTGGCGTCGGGCAACAAACTGTACGTGGTGGGCGGCTACTTCGGCACGCAGCGCTGCAAGACCCTGGACTGCTACGACCCCACGCTGGACGCGTGGAACAGCATCACCACGGTGCCCTACTCGCTCATCCCCACCGCCTTCGTGAGCACGTGGAAGCACCTCCCCTCCTGA
- the LOC132456175 gene encoding beta-hexosaminidase subunit beta-like has translation MLAGLNFVTLLLSVAVCQGSRYKDIDSETVSVDKGSTYGSLWPLPQQVSLSEVSFKLSSSSFRVVDAEGSSAGPSCNILQNAYRRYYEYVFGNARKTGHFKRKAATSELSELQVSITSGDSDCDGYPGATSDESYELTVDQPYAILKAPKVWGALRGLETFSQLVYEDEYGAKSINSSKIVDFPRFQHRGILLDTSRHFLPIKVILANLEAMSMNKFNVFHWHIVDDPSFPYLSRTFPQLSQMGAYHPYTHVYTPGDVKMIIEFARLRGIRVVPEFDTPGHTQSWGKGQKDLLTPCYSGSTPSGTFGPVNPILNTTYDFMNLLFKEISEVFPDAYVHLGGDEVDFNCWKSNPDIQKWMDEHGLGKDYAKLESFYIQKLLGIVAATKKGSMIWQEVFDNGVKLPADAVVNVWMGSGLQEEMFNVTAAGFATILSAPWYLDYISYGQDWQRYYKAEPLDFKGSDAQNKLVIGGEACLWGEFVDSTNLTPRLWPRASAVGERLWSAKDVTDVNDAYSRLAKQRCRMVERGIPAEPLFTSFCRHEYKGN, from the exons ATGTTAGCTGGGCTGAATTTCGTTACGCTGTTGCTCTCGGTGGCTGTATGTCAGGGATCTCGATACAAGGACATTGATAGTGAAACCGTCAGCGTGGACAAAGGATCCACCTATGGTTCTCTCTGGCCTCTGCCCCAGCAAGTGAGTTTGTCTGAGGTTTCATTTAAACTATCGAGCTCCAGCTTCAGGGTGGTGGACGCCGAGGGATCGTCTGCGGGTCCCAGCTGCAACATTCTCCAGAATGCATACAGAAG ATATTATGAATACGTGTTTGGCAACGCAAGAAAGACTGGACATTTCAAAAGGAAAGCGGCAACATCAGAGTTGTCAGAACTACAGGTGTCGATCACATCAGGTGATTCGGACTGTGACGGTTACCCAGGAGCGACCTCGGACGAGTCAT ATGAACTGACGGTGGACCAGCCGTATGCAATCCTGAAAGCACCAAAGGTGTGGGGTGCTCTTCGAG gTCTAGAAACGTTCAGCCAGTTGGTGTATGAAGATGAATATGGGGCT AAAAGCATTAACTCGTCAAAAATTGTCGACTTCCCAAGATTTCAACATAGAGGTATCTTACTGGATACCTCTCGCCACTTCTTGCCTATTAAAGTAATCTTGGCTAATCTG GAAGCAATGTCAATGAACAAATTCAACGTGTTCCACTGGCACATCGTGGACGACCCGTCATTCCCCTACCTCAGCAGAACCTTCCCCCAGCTCAGCCAGATG GGCGCCTACCACCCGTACACCCACGTGTACACGCCTGGCGATGTGAAGATGATCATCGAGTTTGCCCGGTTGAGGGGCATCCGGGTTGTCCCAGAGTTTGACACGCCGGGACACACGCAGTCCTGGGGCAAAG GACAGAAGGACCTGCTGACGCCGTGTTACTCCGGCTCCACTCCCTCTGGCACCTTCGGGCCAGTCAACCCCATCCTGAACACAACCTACGACTTCATGAACCTGCTCTTCAAGGAGATCAGCGAGGTGTTCCCCGACGCCTACGTTCACCTGGGAGGAGACGAGGTGGACTTCAACTGTTG GAAGTCAAACCCAGATATTCAGAAGTGGATGGATGAGCACGGCTTAGGAAAAGACTACGCCAAACTGGAATCATTCTACATCCAAAA GCTCTTGGGTATCGTCGCCGCAACGAAGAAAGGCTCCATGATATGGCAGGAGGTGTTTGACAACGGCGTGAAG CTGCCGGCGGACGCGGTGGTGAACGTGTGGATGGGCAGTGGGCTGCAGGAGGAGATGTTCAACGTGACGGCGGCGGGCTTCGCCACCATCCTCTCCGCCCCCTGGTACCTGGACTACATCAGCTACGGACAGGACTGGCAGCGCTACTACAAGGCGGAGCCGCTCGACTTCAAAG GTAGTGATGCCCAGAAcaagctggtgattggtggagAGGCCTGTCTGTGGGGCGAATTTGTGGATTCAACCAATCTGACGCCAAGGCTGTG GCCTCGCGCCAGTGCTGTGGGGGAGCGCTTGTGGAGCGCCAAAGATGTGACCGACGTCAACGACGCCTACAGCCGCCTGGCCAAGCAACGCTGCCGCATGGTGGA GCGTGGGATCCCTGCGGAGCCTTTGTTTACAAGTTTCTGCCGACATGAGTATAAGGGCAACTGA
- the LOC132456176 gene encoding beta-hexosaminidase subunit beta-like isoform X1, which yields MLPFAIVSLLVTVAQGCGRHSGDPDTAVESSYGSLWPLPQKVRFSSLSLKIRGSSFQIQDADESSAGPSCSLLKNAYRRYYEYMFPNERTKGHTNGFADPSELSQLHVWITSSDSECDGYPVVTSDESYELSVNQTYAVLKAPKVWGALRGLETFSQLLYEDEYGAKNINLTEISDFPRFQHRGVLLDTSRHFLPIKVILANLEAMAMNKFNVFHWHIVDDPSFPYLSRTFPQLSQMGAYHPYTHVYTPADVKMVIEFARLRGIRVVPEFDTPGHTQSWGKGQKDLLTPCYSGPSPSGTFGPVNPILNTTYDFMNLLFKEISAVFPDHYVHLGGDEVDFKCWKSNPDITKFMEQHSFGEDYSKLESFYIQKLLDIVTSTQKGYMIWQEVFDNGVKLKPDTLIHVWKGTQQQYQNEMAKITLSGYKTFLSTPWYLNRISYGQDWTSLYRADPHNFTGTDDQKKLVIGGEACMWGEYVDSTNLMPRMWPRASAVGERLWSAKDVTDVNDAYSRLSKHRCRMVERGIQAQSLFSSFCRHEYKGI from the exons ATGCTACCGTTTGCCATCGTGTCTCTCCTTGTGACAGTAGCCCAGGGGTGTGGTAGACACAGCGGGGATCCGGATACCGCTGTGGAGTCCAGTTATGGGTCTCTCTGGCCATTGCCCCAAAAAGTGCGTTTCTCATCGTTGTCATTAAAAATAAGAGGCTCGAGCTTCCAGATCCAGGACGCGGACGAGTCCTCTGCTGGACCCAGCTGCAGCCTTCTCAAAAACGCTTACAGAAG GTATTATGAATACATGTTTCCCAACGAAAGAACGAAAGGGCACACGAATGGCTTTGCAGATCCATCTGAACTATCGCAATTGCATGTGTGGATCACATCCTCCGACTCCGAGTGTGATGGCTACCCCGTTGTGACATCCGACGAGTCAT ATGAGCTGTCCGTGAACCAGACATATGCTGTCCTGAAAGCACCAAAGGTGTGGGGTGCTCTTCGAG GTCTTGAAACGTTCAGCCAATTGTTGTATGAAGATGAATATGGAGCC AAAAACATCAACCTCACTGAGATCAGTGACTTCCCAAGATTTCAACACAGAGGGGTCTTATTGGATACCTCTCGTCACTTCTTGCCTATTAAAGTCATCTTGGCTAATCTG GAAGCCATGGCCATGAACAAATTCAACGTGTTCCACTGGCACATCGTGGACGACCCGTCCTTCCCCTACCTCAGCAGAACCTTCCCCCAGCTCAGCCAGATG GGCGCCTACCACCCGTACACCCACGTGTACACGCCCGCCGACGTTAAGATGGTCATCGAGTTTGCCCGGTTGAGGGGCATCCGGGTTGTCCCAGAGTTTGACACGCCGGGACACACGCAGTCCTGGGGCAAAG GACAGAAGGACCTGCTGACGCCGTGTTACTCCGGCCCCAGTCCCTCTGGCACCTTCGGGCCGGTCAACCCCATCCTGAACACCACGTACGACTTCATGAACCTGCTCTTCAAGGAGATCAGCGCGGTGTTCCCCGACCACTACGTTCACCTGGGAGGGGACGAGGTGGACTTCAAATGTTG GAAGTCCAACCCTGATATTACCAAATTCATGGAGCAGCACAGCTTTGGAGAGGACTACTCTAAACTAGAATCCTTCTACATCCAAAA GCTCTTGGATATCGTCACTTCAACTCAAAAAGGCTACATGATATGGCAGGAGGTGTTTGACAATGGAGTAAAG CTGAAACCAGACACCCTCATCCATGTGTGGAAAGGAACCCAGCAGCAGTACCAGAACGAGATGGCTAAAATCACCTTGTCCGGGTACAAGACGTTTCTCTCCACCCCCTGGTACCTGAACCGCATCTCCTACGGGCAGGACTGGACCAGCCTCTACAGAGCCGACCCGCACAACTTCACAG GGACTGATGACCAGAAGAAGTTGGTGATTGGTGGAGAGGCCTGTATGTGGGGGGAGTATGTGGATTCAACCAATCTGATGCCAAGGATGTG GCCTCGCGCCAGTGCTGTGGGGGAGCGCTTGTGGAGCGCCAAAGATGTGACCGACGTCAACGACGCCTACAGCCGCCTGTCCAAGCACCGCTGCCGCATGGTGGA ACGCGGTATCCAAGCTCAGTCTTTATTTTCAAGTTTCTGCCGTCATGAGTATAAAGGGATCTGA
- the LOC132456176 gene encoding beta-hexosaminidase subunit beta-like isoform X2 codes for MKLANTGIPLAIMKKNINLTEISDFPRFQHRGVLLDTSRHFLPIKVILANLEAMAMNKFNVFHWHIVDDPSFPYLSRTFPQLSQMGAYHPYTHVYTPADVKMVIEFARLRGIRVVPEFDTPGHTQSWGKGQKDLLTPCYSGPSPSGTFGPVNPILNTTYDFMNLLFKEISAVFPDHYVHLGGDEVDFKCWKSNPDITKFMEQHSFGEDYSKLESFYIQKLLDIVTSTQKGYMIWQEVFDNGVKLKPDTLIHVWKGTQQQYQNEMAKITLSGYKTFLSTPWYLNRISYGQDWTSLYRADPHNFTGTDDQKKLVIGGEACMWGEYVDSTNLMPRMWPRASAVGERLWSAKDVTDVNDAYSRLSKHRCRMVERGIQAQSLFSSFCRHEYKGI; via the exons ATGAAGCTCGCTAATACTGGCATCCCATTGGCTATAATGAAG AAAAACATCAACCTCACTGAGATCAGTGACTTCCCAAGATTTCAACACAGAGGGGTCTTATTGGATACCTCTCGTCACTTCTTGCCTATTAAAGTCATCTTGGCTAATCTG GAAGCCATGGCCATGAACAAATTCAACGTGTTCCACTGGCACATCGTGGACGACCCGTCCTTCCCCTACCTCAGCAGAACCTTCCCCCAGCTCAGCCAGATG GGCGCCTACCACCCGTACACCCACGTGTACACGCCCGCCGACGTTAAGATGGTCATCGAGTTTGCCCGGTTGAGGGGCATCCGGGTTGTCCCAGAGTTTGACACGCCGGGACACACGCAGTCCTGGGGCAAAG GACAGAAGGACCTGCTGACGCCGTGTTACTCCGGCCCCAGTCCCTCTGGCACCTTCGGGCCGGTCAACCCCATCCTGAACACCACGTACGACTTCATGAACCTGCTCTTCAAGGAGATCAGCGCGGTGTTCCCCGACCACTACGTTCACCTGGGAGGGGACGAGGTGGACTTCAAATGTTG GAAGTCCAACCCTGATATTACCAAATTCATGGAGCAGCACAGCTTTGGAGAGGACTACTCTAAACTAGAATCCTTCTACATCCAAAA GCTCTTGGATATCGTCACTTCAACTCAAAAAGGCTACATGATATGGCAGGAGGTGTTTGACAATGGAGTAAAG CTGAAACCAGACACCCTCATCCATGTGTGGAAAGGAACCCAGCAGCAGTACCAGAACGAGATGGCTAAAATCACCTTGTCCGGGTACAAGACGTTTCTCTCCACCCCCTGGTACCTGAACCGCATCTCCTACGGGCAGGACTGGACCAGCCTCTACAGAGCCGACCCGCACAACTTCACAG GGACTGATGACCAGAAGAAGTTGGTGATTGGTGGAGAGGCCTGTATGTGGGGGGAGTATGTGGATTCAACCAATCTGATGCCAAGGATGTG GCCTCGCGCCAGTGCTGTGGGGGAGCGCTTGTGGAGCGCCAAAGATGTGACCGACGTCAACGACGCCTACAGCCGCCTGTCCAAGCACCGCTGCCGCATGGTGGA ACGCGGTATCCAAGCTCAGTCTTTATTTTCAAGTTTCTGCCGTCATGAGTATAAAGGGATCTGA
- the LOC132456176 gene encoding beta-hexosaminidase subunit beta-like isoform X3 → MAMNKFNVFHWHIVDDPSFPYLSRTFPQLSQMGAYHPYTHVYTPADVKMVIEFARLRGIRVVPEFDTPGHTQSWGKGQKDLLTPCYSGPSPSGTFGPVNPILNTTYDFMNLLFKEISAVFPDHYVHLGGDEVDFKCWKSNPDITKFMEQHSFGEDYSKLESFYIQKLLDIVTSTQKGYMIWQEVFDNGVKLKPDTLIHVWKGTQQQYQNEMAKITLSGYKTFLSTPWYLNRISYGQDWTSLYRADPHNFTGTDDQKKLVIGGEACMWGEYVDSTNLMPRMWPRASAVGERLWSAKDVTDVNDAYSRLSKHRCRMVERGIQAQSLFSSFCRHEYKGI, encoded by the exons ATGGCCATGAACAAATTCAACGTGTTCCACTGGCACATCGTGGACGACCCGTCCTTCCCCTACCTCAGCAGAACCTTCCCCCAGCTCAGCCAGATG GGCGCCTACCACCCGTACACCCACGTGTACACGCCCGCCGACGTTAAGATGGTCATCGAGTTTGCCCGGTTGAGGGGCATCCGGGTTGTCCCAGAGTTTGACACGCCGGGACACACGCAGTCCTGGGGCAAAG GACAGAAGGACCTGCTGACGCCGTGTTACTCCGGCCCCAGTCCCTCTGGCACCTTCGGGCCGGTCAACCCCATCCTGAACACCACGTACGACTTCATGAACCTGCTCTTCAAGGAGATCAGCGCGGTGTTCCCCGACCACTACGTTCACCTGGGAGGGGACGAGGTGGACTTCAAATGTTG GAAGTCCAACCCTGATATTACCAAATTCATGGAGCAGCACAGCTTTGGAGAGGACTACTCTAAACTAGAATCCTTCTACATCCAAAA GCTCTTGGATATCGTCACTTCAACTCAAAAAGGCTACATGATATGGCAGGAGGTGTTTGACAATGGAGTAAAG CTGAAACCAGACACCCTCATCCATGTGTGGAAAGGAACCCAGCAGCAGTACCAGAACGAGATGGCTAAAATCACCTTGTCCGGGTACAAGACGTTTCTCTCCACCCCCTGGTACCTGAACCGCATCTCCTACGGGCAGGACTGGACCAGCCTCTACAGAGCCGACCCGCACAACTTCACAG GGACTGATGACCAGAAGAAGTTGGTGATTGGTGGAGAGGCCTGTATGTGGGGGGAGTATGTGGATTCAACCAATCTGATGCCAAGGATGTG GCCTCGCGCCAGTGCTGTGGGGGAGCGCTTGTGGAGCGCCAAAGATGTGACCGACGTCAACGACGCCTACAGCCGCCTGTCCAAGCACCGCTGCCGCATGGTGGA ACGCGGTATCCAAGCTCAGTCTTTATTTTCAAGTTTCTGCCGTCATGAGTATAAAGGGATCTGA
- the gfm2 gene encoding ribosome-releasing factor 2, mitochondrial has translation MRLGGIGTYSMMIWGRHLLKHGIQTCRFRASCQMKRYYSFLPDNVKSLRMVANPDISKIRNIGIMAHIDAGKTTTTERMLYYSGFTRSLGDVDDGDTVTDFMVQERERGITIQSATVTFDWKTHRINLIDTPGHVDFTLEVERALRVLDGAVAVFDASAGVEAQTLTVWRQAEKHHVPCICFLNKMDKPSANFSFSIESIKQKLKANPLLLQIPVGVGRNFTGVIDLVSNQQMIWKAASREDDGRGFETKPLSQVENPGLVQEAEEARAALIEQVADLDDEFAELLLTDFSDDFDAIPSVKLQEAVRRVTLAQKAVPVLCGSSLKNKGVQPLLDAITAYLPAPDERHNDLVRWYKDDLCALAFKVVHDKQRGPLVFLRIYSGTMKPQTAVHNINRNTVERLSRLLVPFADQHVEISSLTAGNIALAVGLKQTVTGDTIVSSKASAAAAARRANQDQELGTKASVILSGVEVPEPVFFCSIEPPTMAKQADLEHALNCLQREDPSLKVRVDPDSGQTILCGMGELHIEILHDRIRREYGIETHLGPLQVAYRETVLNQASATETLERTLGERRHVVTVTLEVSPVDEVSLGGACGLTFDEEAGRQMSAEMKDAVDNGVQSSYFQGPLLGYPVQGVSTAIQSVRLEPGTSLAMVSACVSRCMLKAMRQAGGQILEPVMSLEVTVWEAHLSSVLGDLAQRRGAVRDIQSRHDNKLVLATVPLAEMMGYSTVLRTLSSGNATFSLQLDSYEAMNPQHQRSLVQRLAGLA, from the exons ATGCGACTCGGGGGCATTGGGACCTATAGCATGATGATTTGG ggAAGGCATTTATTAAAGCACGGGATTCAGACCTGCCGCTTCAGGGCGAGCTGTCAGATGAAGAGATATTATAGCTTTTTGCCAG ATAATGTTAAATCATTGCGAATGGTTGCCAATCCAGATATTTCCAA GATCAGAAACATCGGCATTATGGCCCACATCGATGCCGGGAAGACAACCACCACAGAGAGGATGCTCTACTATTCTGGCTTCACACGGTCGTTAGGAG aTGTTGACGATGGGGATACAGTTACAGATTTTATGGTACAGGAGCGGGAGCGTGGGATCACCATACAGTCGGCAACGGTCACCTTTGATTGGAAAACACATAGAATCAACCTAATAGACACCCCAG GACACGTTGACTTCACTCTAGAAGTGGAGCGTGCTCTTCGTGTGTTGGACGGGGCAGTGGCAGTGTTCGATGCGTCTGCTGGAGTAGAG GCTCAGACGCTTACGGTATGGAGACAAGCAGAGAAACATCATGTTCCCTGCATTTGTTTTCTCAACAAGATGGATAAACCTTCGGCAAA CTTCAGTTTTTCTATTGAGAGTATAAAGCAGAAGCTGAAAGCCAATCCACTCCTCCTTCAG ATTCCGGTTGGCGTCGGTCGAAACTTCACAGGTGTGATCGACTTGGTGAGCAACCAGCAAATGATATGGAAGGCAGCGTCGCGAGAGGATGACGGCCGTGGGTTTGAAACCAAACCGCTCAGCCAGGTAGAGAACCCGGGTCTGGttcaggaggcagaggaggccaGGGCGGCTCTGATTGAGCAG GTCGCAGATCTAGATGATGAATTTGCTGAACTATTGCTCACCGATTTCAGTGATGATTTTGATGCCATTCCCTCAGTAAAA CTCCAGGAGGCCGTGCGACGGGTGACCTTGGCCCAGAAAGCAGTCCCAGTGCTCTGCGGGAGCTCTCTGAAAAACAAAGGTGTTCAGCCTCTCCTAGACGCAATCACTGCCTACCTTCCGGCCCCCGACGAGAGACACAATGACCTGGT GCGGTGGTACAAAGACGATCTCTGCGCCCTGGCCTTCAAGGTGGTCCATGACAAGCAGCGCGGACCCTTGGTGTTTCTCAGGATCTACTCTGGCACCATGAAACCCCAGACGGCTGTCCACAACATCAACAGGAACACAGT CGAGAGATTGAGCCGGCTTCTGGTTCCGTTTGCCGACCAACACGTGGAGATCAGCTCCCTGACGGCGGGAAACATCGCGCTCGCTGTGGGCCTCAAGCAG ACCGTTACAGGGGACACCATCGTGTCCTCCAAGGCTTCTGCAGCAGCGGCTGCCCGGCGAGCCAATCAGGACCAAGAGCTAGGGACCAAGGCCAGTGTGATCCTGTCTGGGGTGGAGGTCCCCGAGCCAGTGTTCTTTTGCTCCATAGAACCCCCCACCATGGCCAAACAGGCGG ATCTAGAGCATGCTCTCAACTGCCTTCAGAGAGAAGACCCCAGCCTTAAAGTCAGGGTTGACCCAGATTCCGGACAG ACCATTTTATGTGGGATGGGCGAGTTGCACATCGAGATCCTCCACGATCGAATCAGAAGAGAGTATGGCATCGAGACACACCTGGGTCCCCTGCAGGTGGCGTACCGGGAGACCGTTCTGAACCAGGCCTCTGCCACAG AAACCCTGGAGCGCACGCTGGGGGAGCGGAGGCACGTGGTGACCGTGACCCTGGAGGTCAGCCCCGTGGACGAGGTCTCCTTGGGGGGCGCTTGTGGCCTGACCTTTGACGAGGAAGCTGGGAGGCAGATGTCGGCGGAAATGAAGGACGCCGTGGACAACGGAGTACAGAGTTCGTACTTCCAAG GTCCGTTGCTCGGTTACCCAGTCCAGGGCGTCTCCACGGCGATCCAGAGCGTCAGACTTGAACCCGGGACATCACTAGCAAtggtgtctgcctgtgtgtcccGCTGTATGCTTAAG GCTATGAGGCAGGCGGGGGGGCAGATCCTGGAGCCGGTCATGTCCCTGGAGGTGACCGTGTGGGAGGCCCATCTGAGCTCCGTGCTGGGGGACCTGGCCCAGAGGCGCGGGGCCGTCAGGGACATCCAGAGTCGCCATGACAACAAGTTGGTGCTGGCCACCGTTCCACTGGCTGAGATGATG GGCTACTCAACGGTCCTGCGGACGCTGTCCTCTGGCAACGCCACCTTCTCCCTCCAGCTGGACTCGTACGAGGCCATGAACCCCCAACACCAGAGGAGCCTGGTACAAAGACTGGCTGGGCTGGCCTAG
- the nsa2 gene encoding ribosome biogenesis protein NSA2 homolog has product MPQNEHIELSRKRHGYRLDHHERKRKKESREVHERSHKARKMIGLKAKLYHKQRHAEKIQMKKTLKMHEQRKTKQKNDDKTPEGAVPAYLLDREGQSRAKVLSNMIKQKRKEKAGKWEVPLPKVRAQGETEVLKVIKTGKRQKKAWKRMVTKVCFVGDGFTRKPPKYERFIRPMGLRFKKAHVTHPELKATFCLPILGVKKNPSSPLYTSLGVITKGTVVEVNVSELGLVTQGGKVIWGKYAQVTNNPENDGCINAVLLV; this is encoded by the exons ATG CCTCAGAACGAGCACATTGAGTTAAGTCGCAAGCGTCATGGCTACCGCCTGGACCATCacgagaggaagagaaagaaggagagccGTGAGGTCCACGAGCGCTCCCACAAAGCCAGGAAGATGATCGGCTTGAAGGCCAAACTGTACCACAAGCAGAGGCATGCTGAGAAGATTCAGATGAAGAAGAC CCTCAAAATGCACGAGCAGAGGAAGACGAAACAGAAGAACGATGACAAGACGCCAGAGGGAGCGGTTCCTGCTTACCTGTTGGACAGAGAGGGTCAGTCCCGCGCCAAAGTCCTGTCCAACATGATCAAACAGAAGAGGAAAGAGAAGGCT GGTAAATGGGAGGTTCCCCTGCCCAAGGTGCGCGCTCAGGGCGAGACGGAGGTGCTCAAAGTCATCAAGACCGGCAAGAGGCAGAAGAAGGCGTGGAAGAGAATGGTCACCAAAGTGTGCTTCGTGGGCGACGGCTTCACCCGAAAGCCTCCCAAGTATGAGCGCTTCATCAGACCCATG GGTTTACGGTTTAAGAAAGCCCATGTCACTCATCCGGAGCTGAAGGCCACGTTCTGCCTGCCCATCCTGGGGGTGAAGAAGAACCCATCGTCTCCACTGTACACCAGCCTGGGAGTCATCACAAAGGGAACCGTCGTGGAGGTCAACGTCAGCGAGCTGGGGCTTGTCACACAAGGGGGAAAGGTCATCTGGG GTAAATATGCCCAGGTGACCAATAATCCGGAGAATGACGGCTGCATCAACGCCGTGCTGCTTGTGTAA